In Marasmius oreades isolate 03SP1 chromosome 1, whole genome shotgun sequence, one DNA window encodes the following:
- the ARP3 gene encoding Arp2/3 complex subunit, actin nucleation center: protein MSQLAPIICDNGTGYSKIGFAGNSDPSFVFPTAIATRGSPTQSSRAPAVPSKPGHLASKRGVEDLDFFIGDEALANARTPGYGVHYPIRHGMIDNWDHMERYWEQVIFKYLRAEPEDHYFLLTEPPLNPPENREQTAEIFFESFNIKGLYIAVQAVLALAASWTSPRVMDRTLTGTVIDSGDGVTHVIPCAEGYVIGSAIKHIPIAGRDITQFVLNLLRERGETTATPPEDQLKIASKVKENYSYVCQDIVKEFRKYDAEPYKYFERFEGEHSVTGRQYSIDVGYERFLAPEIFFNPEIYSSDFLTPLPDIVDDVIQQSPIDVRRGLYKNIVLSGGSTMFQHFGNRLKRDLKQLVDRRLDASVLASGSTSKSSGVEVDVISHKRQRYAVWFGGSLLADLPEFYTSCHTKAQYDEIGPSICRRYQIFGSATQ from the exons ATGTCCCAGCTAGCTCCCATTATTTGTGATAATGGTACTGGATACTCTAAGATAGG TTTCGCAGGAAATTCAGATCCATCCTT CGTTTTTCCTACCGCTATAGCTACTAGAGGGTCGCCTACTCAGTCCTCTCGCGCACCCGCAGTGCCGTCAAAGCCAGGCCATCTCGCATCTAAACGTGGAGTGGAGGATCttgacttctttatcggtgaTGAAGCATTGGCTAATGCGAGGACTCCCGGATACGGTGTTCACTATCCCATCCGACATGGTATGATTGATAATTGGGATCATATGGAACGATACTGGGAACAAGTAATCTTCAAGTATCTGAGGGCAGAGCCCGAAGATCATTATTTTCTCTTG ACCGAACCTCCTCTCAATCCTCCTGAAAACAGAGAGCAGACCGCAGAAATCTTCTTTGAGTCATTCAACATCAAGGGCCTTTATATCGCAGTACAGGCAGTCCTGGCACTTGCTGCATCCTGGACATCACCACGCGTAATGGATCGTACGCTGACTGGAACCGTTATCGACTCTGGCGACGGTGTCACCCATGTCATTCCTTGCGCGGAGGGTTACGTTATTGGGAGTGCTATCAAGCATATTCCCATCGCTGGACGGGATATAACCCAATTTGTCCTCAATTTATTGCGAGAACGTGGAGAAACAACGGCTACTCCACCAGAAGATCAACTCAAGATCGCTAGCAAAGTGAAGGAGAACTACAGTTACGTGTGCCAGGACATTGTGAAAGAGTTTAGGAAGTATGATGCGGAACCCTACAAATACTTTGAGCGTTTCGAAGGGGAACACAGTGTCACAGGACGG CAATACTCGATCGACGTCGGCTATGAGCGATTCCTTGCACCCGAAATATTCTTTAATCCTGAGATTTATTCTTCGGACTTCCTAACACCATTGCCTGACATCGTTGACGACGTGATACAACAATCACCTATCGATGTTCGTCGCGGTTTGTATAAG AACATCGTTCTGTCCGGTGGATCTACCATGTTCCAGCATTTTGGAAACCGTCTCAAGCGTGATCTCAAGCAGCTGGTTGATCGTCGATTGGACGCCAGTGTCTTGGCTAGCGGAAGTACATCAAAG TCATCTGGTGTCGAAGTTGATGTTATATCCCACAAACGCCAGAG GTATGCTGTCTGGTTTGGAGGCTCCCTATTGGCAGACCTC